From Natrinema amylolyticum, the proteins below share one genomic window:
- a CDS encoding response regulator, with protein MPLDSSHGARTDEAETTVPETTPRHVLIVEDDEDLAELLSVWTRACFGRDARIRVAHSVADGRAQLDAQGTLDVVLLDRRLPDGAGRDLLDSITNRFDAITLMITAVSPESDIIDIPIDDYLVKPIDEETLVTKLSLLEKLDAANALEPYTDSRKASLLEFHLDAPKENPLFRRFAARWSYDRLEIAVVDGRPVVYELYTGGRRAGDDDREVHVSIAGTLAAAVDPLLEAGEIEPVGELLPSGDGFAWIRANGTGPIESDDGAIAIYGFTCETPERYVTDDGGPPAGTTGRELTSVLESAFD; from the coding sequence ATGCCACTCGACTCATCCCACGGTGCCCGGACGGACGAGGCCGAGACGACGGTTCCCGAGACGACGCCTCGTCACGTGCTGATCGTCGAAGACGACGAGGACCTCGCGGAACTCCTGTCCGTCTGGACGCGAGCGTGCTTCGGCCGAGACGCACGGATCCGCGTCGCGCATTCGGTCGCCGACGGCCGGGCGCAACTGGACGCTCAGGGGACGCTCGACGTGGTACTCCTCGATCGACGATTGCCCGACGGTGCGGGGCGCGACCTCCTCGATTCGATAACGAACCGGTTCGACGCGATCACGCTGATGATCACCGCGGTCTCGCCGGAAAGCGACATCATCGATATCCCGATCGACGACTACCTCGTCAAACCGATCGACGAGGAAACGCTCGTGACGAAACTCTCCCTGCTCGAGAAACTCGACGCGGCCAACGCCTTGGAGCCCTACACCGACTCCCGGAAGGCCAGCCTGCTCGAGTTCCACCTCGACGCGCCGAAGGAGAACCCGCTGTTCCGGCGCTTCGCGGCCAGGTGGTCCTACGACCGCCTCGAGATCGCGGTCGTCGACGGCCGCCCGGTCGTCTACGAACTGTATACTGGCGGTCGGCGGGCGGGCGACGACGATCGCGAGGTCCACGTCTCGATCGCCGGAACGCTCGCAGCGGCCGTCGACCCGCTGCTCGAGGCGGGAGAGATCGAGCCGGTCGGCGAACTGCTGCCGTCGGGCGACGGCTTCGCCTGGATTCGGGCCAACGGTACCGGTCCGATCGAGTCCGACGACGGCGCGATCGCGATCTACGGTTTCACCTGCGAGACGCCCGAACGGTACGTCACCGACGACGGCGGACCGCCGGCCGGCACGACCGGTCGCGAACTGACGAGCGTCCTCGAGTCGGCGTTCGACTGA